The following proteins are co-located in the Desulfatitalea tepidiphila genome:
- the tssB gene encoding type VI secretion system contractile sheath small subunit — MAKEGTVAPKERVNIVYRPATGDAKEEVELPLKMLVVGDFNMREDDRMIEEREPINIDKDNFDEVMRAQNLKLDVDVADKISGDPDKEIAVSLKFESIKDFNPEAIAQHTPELNQLLQLREALSALKGPMSNRPEFRKKIQEIVKDEAAREKLLKELNLDNE, encoded by the coding sequence ATGGCTAAAGAAGGAACCGTCGCCCCAAAGGAGAGAGTCAATATCGTTTATCGACCGGCCACCGGGGACGCCAAGGAAGAGGTGGAACTGCCGCTGAAGATGTTGGTCGTCGGAGACTTCAACATGAGGGAAGATGACCGCATGATCGAGGAGCGCGAACCGATCAATATCGATAAAGATAATTTCGACGAAGTGATGCGCGCCCAAAACCTGAAACTCGATGTGGATGTGGCCGACAAGATTTCCGGTGATCCGGACAAGGAGATTGCCGTGTCACTCAAATTCGAGTCGATCAAGGACTTCAACCCCGAAGCCATTGCGCAGCATACACCCGAGTTGAATCAGCTGCTGCAACTGCGGGAAGCGTTGAGCGCCCTCAAGGGACCGATGAGCAACCGGCCGGAATTCCGCAAGAAGATACAGGAGATCGTCAAGGACGAAGCGGCACGGGAAAAACTGCTCAAAGAGCTCAATCTCGACAATGAGTAG
- a CDS encoding Hcp family type VI secretion system effector yields MPTPAYLTIEGTNQGAITKGTFTQESVGNVYQEGHEDEILVEAFSHQVTIPTDPQSGQPSGQRSHRPLVITKVFDKSSPLLYSALTSGEKMTKCQLRFFRTSPDGKQEHYYTIELEDAIIVDIRAYMPNCQDPNLAHFTNLEDVSFTYRKITWTHEAAGTSGSDDWRAPKV; encoded by the coding sequence ATGCCAACACCAGCGTATCTTACCATCGAGGGAACCAATCAAGGCGCGATCACAAAAGGTACCTTTACTCAGGAGAGTGTGGGCAATGTGTATCAAGAGGGGCACGAGGATGAAATCCTGGTCGAGGCGTTTTCCCATCAGGTCACCATCCCCACCGATCCGCAGAGCGGCCAACCTTCGGGACAACGGTCTCACCGACCGCTGGTCATCACCAAGGTTTTCGATAAATCCTCTCCTTTGCTGTATTCGGCCCTTACGTCCGGAGAAAAAATGACCAAGTGCCAACTGAGATTTTTCCGGACGAGCCCCGATGGCAAGCAGGAGCACTATTACACTATCGAACTCGAGGATGCCATCATCGTCGACATCCGGGCCTACATGCCCAATTGCCAGGATCCGAATCTGGCTCACTTCACCAACCTGGAAGATGTTTCCTTCACTTACCGGAAGATTACCTGGACCCACGAAGCCGCGGGTACCTCCGGAAGCGATGATTGGCGAGCGCCGAAGGTATAG
- the tssC gene encoding type VI secretion system contractile sheath large subunit: MAEEREMQKAEAPEAQVDTTTSLLDDIVNATKLKPADEGYAIAKKGVEALLGQLIEPGRKIDKISNAVIDEFIAEIDQKLSAQLDAIMHHPQVQKLESAWRSLKFLVDRTDFRENIKIEILSATKEELLEDFEDSPEVSKSGLYKTVYTAEYGQFGGQPYSNIIANFDFGPGPQDIKLLQYVAAVSAMAHAPFIAAAGPQFFGVESFSELPNLKDLHSIFEGPQYAKWQAFRESEDARYVALTTPRFLLRLPYGRDTQPVKSFNYEENVSDSHERYLWGNAAFAFASRLTDSFAKYRWCTNIIGPMGGGTVEDLPLHQFASMGAIQTKIPTEVLISERREFELAEEGFIALTMRKGSDNACFFSANSVQKPKYFGNSEEGKAAELNFKLGTQLPYMYVANRLAHYLKVIQRENIGSWKERSDLERELNQWIRQYVADQDNPPASVRSRRPLRQAQVTVESVEGEPGWYRVGMKVRPHFKYMGAFFTLSLVGKLDKE; encoded by the coding sequence ATGGCTGAAGAACGAGAAATGCAAAAGGCCGAGGCACCCGAAGCCCAAGTCGATACGACCACATCCTTACTGGATGACATCGTCAACGCGACGAAGCTGAAACCCGCCGATGAGGGCTACGCCATCGCCAAAAAAGGGGTCGAGGCGCTGCTCGGCCAGCTGATCGAGCCGGGGCGCAAGATAGACAAGATATCCAATGCGGTGATCGACGAGTTCATCGCCGAAATCGATCAAAAGCTCAGCGCCCAGCTGGATGCCATCATGCATCATCCCCAGGTGCAGAAGCTGGAGTCGGCCTGGCGTTCGCTCAAATTTCTGGTGGATCGCACCGATTTCAGGGAAAACATCAAAATCGAAATCCTGAGCGCCACCAAGGAAGAGCTGCTGGAAGACTTCGAGGATTCACCCGAGGTCTCCAAATCGGGTCTATACAAGACGGTCTATACGGCGGAGTATGGTCAATTCGGCGGCCAGCCGTACAGCAATATCATCGCTAACTTCGATTTCGGGCCGGGGCCTCAGGACATCAAGCTGCTTCAATATGTGGCGGCCGTCTCCGCCATGGCGCATGCGCCCTTCATTGCAGCGGCCGGGCCTCAGTTTTTCGGTGTGGAGAGTTTTTCCGAACTGCCCAACCTGAAAGATCTGCATTCCATCTTCGAAGGCCCGCAATACGCCAAATGGCAGGCTTTCAGAGAGTCAGAGGATGCGCGCTACGTGGCATTGACCACGCCGCGATTTCTGCTGCGTCTGCCTTATGGCAGGGATACCCAGCCGGTGAAAAGCTTCAATTATGAGGAGAATGTCTCCGACTCCCATGAGCGTTACCTCTGGGGCAATGCCGCTTTTGCCTTTGCCAGCCGGCTGACCGACAGCTTCGCCAAATATCGCTGGTGCACCAACATCATCGGTCCTATGGGGGGCGGCACGGTGGAGGATCTGCCCTTGCACCAGTTCGCTTCCATGGGCGCGATCCAGACCAAGATTCCAACGGAGGTGTTGATATCGGAACGTCGTGAGTTCGAGCTGGCCGAGGAGGGGTTTATCGCCCTGACCATGCGCAAGGGCAGTGACAATGCCTGTTTTTTCTCCGCCAACTCGGTCCAGAAGCCCAAATACTTCGGAAACAGCGAGGAGGGCAAGGCGGCGGAGCTCAACTTCAAGCTTGGCACCCAGTTGCCATACATGTATGTGGCCAATCGCCTGGCCCACTATCTCAAGGTGATTCAACGGGAAAATATCGGCAGCTGGAAGGAGCGTTCTGATCTGGAGCGCGAGTTGAACCAGTGGATTCGCCAGTATGTGGCTGATCAGGACAATCCGCCGGCCTCGGTGCGGAGCCGCAGGCCGCTGCGCCAGGCCCAGGTCACGGTTGAAAGTGTTGAGGGAGAACCCGGTTGGTATCGGGTCGGAATGAAAGTGCGCCCGCATTTCAAATACATGGGTGCGTTTTTCACCTTATCTCTGGTTGGAAAGTTGGATAAAGAATAA
- a CDS encoding TagF domain-containing protein: MLGLNRQNAGWRWKAIGKHPAAMDYFSLNNGTPLMDAIAEWVTKGYEGLTARGPASNGPYSWRFWFRGSKKGTLVCGVGRDSSDRIGRPYPLLLLGEGPLKGWEKIWTLLPTVLDRTWTQIERLATQRFADLNELNEAVTRIPPPQIQGPPPAFADLAPRDLQGQAEVDRCMQALQHEGRVIVPLGDGADVETSHAAFRWQGKLASCCPETPRAIFLGGHPRRIFLVLVKEPLSTADFIALWSV; the protein is encoded by the coding sequence ATGCTGGGATTGAATCGCCAGAACGCCGGATGGCGATGGAAGGCCATCGGCAAACACCCGGCCGCCATGGATTATTTTAGCCTGAACAACGGCACGCCCCTGATGGACGCGATTGCCGAGTGGGTGACCAAGGGCTACGAGGGGCTGACGGCCCGCGGCCCCGCTTCCAACGGGCCCTACTCGTGGCGTTTCTGGTTCAGGGGCAGTAAGAAGGGCACCCTGGTTTGCGGCGTGGGGCGCGACAGCAGCGACCGGATCGGCCGGCCCTATCCGCTGCTGCTCTTGGGCGAGGGACCCTTGAAGGGCTGGGAGAAGATCTGGACCCTGCTTCCCACGGTGCTGGATCGCACGTGGACGCAGATCGAGCGTCTGGCCACCCAGCGGTTTGCAGACCTGAACGAACTGAACGAGGCGGTGACGCGCATTCCGCCGCCACAAATCCAAGGGCCGCCGCCCGCCTTTGCCGATTTGGCGCCACGGGACCTGCAGGGACAGGCGGAGGTGGATCGATGCATGCAGGCGCTGCAGCATGAGGGGCGGGTGATCGTTCCCTTGGGCGATGGTGCGGACGTCGAGACCAGCCATGCGGCCTTTCGGTGGCAGGGCAAACTGGCATCCTGCTGCCCGGAAACGCCGCGCGCGATATTTCTTGGCGGGCATCCGCGGCGCATTTTTTTAGTTTTGGTTAAGGAACCGCTGTCAACTGCCGATTTTATTGCTTTGTGGAGCGTTTGA
- the tssA gene encoding type VI secretion system protein TssA — MDLTTLGIVPIPGDHPAGSDVRYEPVFEQLQAEIDKLSSPSASGQVDWARVEEYGIEILSSKSKDLTVACYLAAALVINRRIEGLDAGLNLLKDLLETFWDQLYPPKKRMRGRNGAITWWLDRMEVELQKLSPAPLSAELVERLKTHVKRIDAVLSEKMPDAPMMRSLERSINAFPVQEQQETPPDGSEATVEAGGVAGTAAAAVRPAVSPPAPAEENRVAPAAQESGVPGAKIAPQVSAASDGALDGAITDEVGARRGADAAFQRLRQVSLFLLQQDYKNPLAYRYRRIACWAKLTTLPPNADGVTQIPPPAPQVISALETLRTEGNLSALIQNAEQKLSQFIFWLDLNRWVVEALDGLGGGCQLASSAVSQATADLATRLPGLASLRFSDGMPFADPATAQWVQGLETAAPAVGVSRPPTANREDGDDLLGAKIQEAASLAGKKQLSEAVGLLQEEMRRSASRRQSLQWRLAIVRLFMEMKKISLALPHLDQVLADIDAYRLEVWEPDLALEGLTTAWQAYGAGGNNDLKARAAELLDRIALLDAAAAVRLSR; from the coding sequence ATGGATCTGACCACGTTAGGAATCGTTCCCATTCCCGGCGACCATCCCGCCGGATCGGACGTACGTTATGAACCGGTATTTGAACAGCTTCAGGCCGAAATCGACAAGCTCTCTTCGCCGTCCGCATCGGGCCAGGTGGATTGGGCCCGGGTCGAGGAATATGGTATCGAGATCTTGAGCAGCAAATCCAAGGATCTGACCGTTGCCTGTTATCTGGCCGCGGCCCTGGTGATCAACCGCCGGATCGAAGGTTTGGATGCCGGCCTCAACCTGCTCAAGGATCTGCTGGAAACTTTTTGGGACCAGCTCTACCCGCCCAAGAAGCGGATGCGCGGTCGCAACGGCGCCATTACCTGGTGGTTGGACCGCATGGAAGTCGAGCTGCAGAAACTCTCTCCGGCGCCTCTTTCCGCCGAACTGGTCGAGCGCCTCAAGACCCATGTGAAACGCATCGATGCCGTACTGTCGGAAAAGATGCCCGATGCGCCCATGATGCGTTCGCTGGAGCGTTCCATCAATGCTTTCCCGGTTCAGGAACAGCAGGAAACACCACCCGACGGCTCTGAAGCAACGGTCGAGGCGGGGGGCGTCGCCGGGACCGCTGCTGCTGCCGTTCGGCCCGCCGTTTCCCCCCCCGCGCCTGCCGAAGAAAATCGGGTCGCTCCTGCGGCTCAGGAAAGCGGCGTACCCGGTGCCAAGATTGCGCCGCAGGTTTCCGCGGCGAGTGACGGGGCCTTGGACGGCGCCATCACCGACGAGGTCGGTGCGCGGCGGGGGGCGGATGCTGCCTTCCAGCGATTGCGCCAGGTCAGCCTCTTTTTGCTGCAGCAGGATTATAAAAACCCGTTGGCCTACCGATACCGGCGCATCGCCTGCTGGGCCAAACTGACGACCCTGCCGCCCAACGCCGACGGCGTGACACAGATACCGCCACCCGCGCCCCAGGTGATCTCTGCTCTGGAAACGCTCCGAACCGAGGGCAACCTGTCCGCCCTGATTCAAAACGCCGAGCAAAAACTCTCCCAATTCATCTTCTGGCTCGATCTCAACCGCTGGGTGGTCGAGGCGCTCGATGGGCTGGGCGGCGGCTGCCAGCTTGCATCTTCCGCCGTCAGCCAGGCCACGGCCGATTTGGCTACGCGCCTGCCAGGCCTGGCATCGCTCCGATTTTCCGACGGCATGCCGTTTGCCGATCCTGCCACCGCTCAATGGGTGCAGGGTCTTGAAACGGCCGCTCCCGCGGTTGGCGTTTCCAGGCCGCCCACGGCAAACCGGGAAGATGGGGATGACCTGCTCGGGGCAAAGATCCAGGAAGCCGCGTCGTTGGCCGGCAAGAAGCAGCTGTCTGAAGCCGTCGGCCTGTTGCAGGAGGAGATGCGCCGCAGCGCCTCCCGACGCCAGAGCCTGCAATGGCGCCTGGCCATCGTCCGACTGTTCATGGAAATGAAAAAGATCAGCTTGGCCTTGCCCCATCTCGATCAGGTGCTGGCCGATATCGACGCCTACCGCCTGGAGGTTTGGGAACCGGATCTGGCCCTGGAAGGCCTGACCACCGCCTGGCAGGCGTATGGTGCCGGGGGCAATAATGACCTTAAAGCGCGCGCCGCGGAGTTGCTCGATCGCATCGCCCTCTTGGATGCGGCAGCGGCCGTGCGGTTATCCCGTTAG